The DNA region TACGGTGATGATTTAGTTGCTGAATTTCACAATAACGCCAACCAGCCAAAATTTGTGAAACTATTTTTACGCTATATTTTAATGGAGCGATTAAATATGTCTGAGCACGACGCTGCCAGAGTGGGCATTAATATATCCAATATCTATAAAAAAAATGAAGTTAGCGGCTTTGAGCGAATTGCTTATTTTAATGCCGCGGAAAGCGAATTCAAATTTTTTAATGATTAAGTAAAGTTATATGGCTAAACACAATCGTCGTTATTTTTTTACTTCTGAATCAGTCACTGAGGGCCACCCTGATAAAGTTGCTGATCGAATTTCAGATTCAATTTTAGATGAGCTAATTAAGCAAGATAAGCACTCTCGCGCCGGCATTGAGACTTTAGTCACTACTGGGCTTGTGGTTGTAGCTGGAGAAATTAGAACCAAGGGTTATGTCGATATCGCAAAAATTGCACGCGAAACTATTCGTGATATTGGGTACGTGCACCATGACGGCGGTTTTCATTGGGAAGATTGTGGCGTGATGGTCGCAATTGATGAACAAAGTCCAGAAATTGCGCAAGGCGTTGACGCTGGACGTGGTAAATTTAGAAAACAAGGCGCTGGCGACCAAGGCTTAATGTTTGGTTTTGCAACTAACGAAACGCCTGAACTTATGCCGCTGTCATTAATGATGGCCCATAAAATGGCGCGTCGTCTATCACAAGTTAGAAAAAATAAAACTTTGCCGTATCTACGGCCTGACGGTAAAACGGAAGTCGCTATTGAATACGAAAAGGGTAAGCCTAAGCGTTTAGATACGGTGGTTGTAGCCGCCCAACATGACAGCAAAGTGAGTGAGGAGAGAGTGGAGCGAGATGTTATTTCTAAAGTAATTAAACCAGTGGCGGGAAAATATTGGGATCGCAAAACCAGGGTGTTTGTTAACGCGACTGGCAAATTTGTCAAAGGCGGCCCGCCAGCTGATGCTGGATTAACTGGCCGTAAAATTATTGTTGACACTTACGGCGGCCATGGAAGCCACGGCGGCGGCGCGTTTTCCGGTAAAGATCCGTCAAAAGTTGACCGGTCAGCAAGTTACGCCGCGAGGCACGTGGCTAAAAATGTCGTCGCTTCTGGCATCGCCAAGCAATGCGAAGTGCAGTTGGCCTACGTTATTGGCGTGGCCGAACCAATTAGCATTTTAGTTGACACTTTTGGCACTGCAAAAATTGAGGATCATAAAATTGAGCGATTGATAAAAAAGCATTTTGATTTAACCCCGACCGGGATTATTAAAGAGTTAAATTTATTAAGACCAATTTACAAACAAACCTCGGCTTATGGACATTTTGGCAGGAAAGAACCGGAGTTTAGTTGGGAGAAAATTAATAAAGCTAAAATTTTTCGCCGTGAAGCAAAGATTTAGCCATGACTGACGAAATAATAATTTTAGACGACCAAGGTCAAGAGCAAGTAATTACCTCTGACCATAAGCCAGCGCTGCCGACACAGCCAAGTTCGCCACAATCAAAACCGGCGGGCAAGTTGCGTTTACCTAAGGCGCCAGAAGAAAAAGTTGAGCCAGCACCTTTAGACACTTTGGCGGATTTTCCAATTGGTCCACGCGATACTGATAAGAAAAAACCGTCAGCGCCAGCTGATTTTGTGCTTTTCCCAGATGATGAAAAAGACGTTCAAGCTAAAGAAAAGTTTGTTGAAGATAACCGGCAAAACCAACTTAATTTAACCGAGGTGGTTGATAAAATTAAATCTCAGTCAGGCGTGAGTTTTGACGATCCGGTATTGGATAACCGCTTTAGTAATATTATATTTTCCCATTTGCGCGGCGTGAGAGAGAAACTAGAAACGCGTGAAACATTACAGCGTAGCCAAAAAGTTGGCGGGGTGGAGCTGGACGACCCAAAAACCCAAAAAATCTTGTCTTTATTAGACGTTGCTTATGATAAG from Candidatus Buchananbacteria bacterium CG10_big_fil_rev_8_21_14_0_10_42_9 includes:
- a CDS encoding methionine adenosyltransferase, translated to MAKHNRRYFFTSESVTEGHPDKVADRISDSILDELIKQDKHSRAGIETLVTTGLVVVAGEIRTKGYVDIAKIARETIRDIGYVHHDGGFHWEDCGVMVAIDEQSPEIAQGVDAGRGKFRKQGAGDQGLMFGFATNETPELMPLSLMMAHKMARRLSQVRKNKTLPYLRPDGKTEVAIEYEKGKPKRLDTVVVAAQHDSKVSEERVERDVISKVIKPVAGKYWDRKTRVFVNATGKFVKGGPPADAGLTGRKIIVDTYGGHGSHGGGAFSGKDPSKVDRSASYAARHVAKNVVASGIAKQCEVQLAYVIGVAEPISILVDTFGTAKIEDHKIERLIKKHFDLTPTGIIKELNLLRPIYKQTSAYGHFGRKEPEFSWEKINKAKIFRREAKI